Proteins from a genomic interval of Zingiber officinale cultivar Zhangliang chromosome 2A, Zo_v1.1, whole genome shotgun sequence:
- the LOC122042232 gene encoding eukaryotic translation initiation factor 3 subunit J-like isoform X1 — protein sequence MADWDEEDFEPAVPGLATNQPKTQWDDEDVEDAHVKESWEDEEDTVEAPKPEQEAKTTASKAGAKSAGKKDKLPEAKTSNVADDVLADPVAEKLRQQRLVEESDYKSTAELFARKGDQKTLDNFIPKSENDFLEYAELLSYKICPHEVKLIVLHWISYSCMVPTIFTPHSLQKSFHYIGLLKAILRLSMTSLKAADAKEVAASASAIANEKLKAEKEANAGKKKQGAKKKQLHVDKADDDYSATDGYDGVDDYDFM from the exons ATGAAGAAGATTTTGAACCAGCAGTTCCAGGTTTAGCCACTAATCAGCCAAAGACCCAGTGGGACGATGAGGATGTGGAAGATGCACATGTTAAAGAATCCTGGGAGGATGAAGAAGATACTGTAGAG GCACCAAAGCCAGAACAAGAGGCAAAGACTACTGCTTCAAAGGCAGGCGCCAAAAGTGCAGGGAAGAAAGACAAATTGCCTGAAGCTAAGACATCTAATGTAGCTGATGATGTTCTAGCAGATCCTGTTGCTGAGAAACTTCGCCAACAAAG ACTTGTTGAAGAATCTGATTACAAGTCAACTGCAGAGTTGTTTGCCAGGAAAGGTGATCAGAAGACCCTAGACAACTTTATTCCTAAGTCGGAGAATGATTTTCTAGAATACGCCGAGCTGCTTTCTTATAAAATTTGCCCTCATGAGGTAAAACTTATAGTTCTTCATTGGATCTCCTATAGTTGTATGGTACCAACTATCTTTACTCCCCATTCCCTTCAGAAAAGTTTTCATTACATTGGCCTTCTTAAAGCAATCTTGAGGCTTTCTATGACTTCACTAAAAGCAGCAGACGCGAAAGAAGTAGCGGCCTCAGCTTCTGCAATTGCAAACGAGAAGCTCAAGGCAGAAAAGGAAGCCAATGCAGGAAAGAAAAAGCAAG GTGCAAAGAAAAAACAGCTTCACGTAGACAAGGCTGATGATGACTACAGTGCTACTGATGGTTATGATGGTGTGGATGATTATGATTTCATGTGA
- the LOC122042232 gene encoding eukaryotic translation initiation factor 3 subunit J-like isoform X2 has protein sequence MADWDEEDFEPAVPGLATNQPKTQWDDEDVEDAHVKESWEDEEDTVEAPKPEQEAKTTASKAGAKSAGKKDKLPEAKTSNVADDVLADPVAEKLRQQRLVEESDYKSTAELFARKGDQKTLDNFIPKSENDFLEYAELLSYKICPHEKSFHYIGLLKAILRLSMTSLKAADAKEVAASASAIANEKLKAEKEANAGKKKQGAKKKQLHVDKADDDYSATDGYDGVDDYDFM, from the exons ATGAAGAAGATTTTGAACCAGCAGTTCCAGGTTTAGCCACTAATCAGCCAAAGACCCAGTGGGACGATGAGGATGTGGAAGATGCACATGTTAAAGAATCCTGGGAGGATGAAGAAGATACTGTAGAG GCACCAAAGCCAGAACAAGAGGCAAAGACTACTGCTTCAAAGGCAGGCGCCAAAAGTGCAGGGAAGAAAGACAAATTGCCTGAAGCTAAGACATCTAATGTAGCTGATGATGTTCTAGCAGATCCTGTTGCTGAGAAACTTCGCCAACAAAG ACTTGTTGAAGAATCTGATTACAAGTCAACTGCAGAGTTGTTTGCCAGGAAAGGTGATCAGAAGACCCTAGACAACTTTATTCCTAAGTCGGAGAATGATTTTCTAGAATACGCCGAGCTGCTTTCTTATAAAATTTGCCCTCATGAG AAAAGTTTTCATTACATTGGCCTTCTTAAAGCAATCTTGAGGCTTTCTATGACTTCACTAAAAGCAGCAGACGCGAAAGAAGTAGCGGCCTCAGCTTCTGCAATTGCAAACGAGAAGCTCAAGGCAGAAAAGGAAGCCAATGCAGGAAAGAAAAAGCAAG GTGCAAAGAAAAAACAGCTTCACGTAGACAAGGCTGATGATGACTACAGTGCTACTGATGGTTATGATGGTGTGGATGATTATGATTTCATGTGA